The following is a genomic window from Chryseobacterium ginsenosidimutans.
ATATTGATCTTTTGTACCAACACAGAGTTGACCCAAATGTACCAATTGAAGATGTTGCGGGAGCGGTGAAGGATTTAATACAACAAGGAAAAGTATTGCATTTTGGTTTGTCTGAAGCAAATACGGCAACCATCCGCAAAGCACATTCTGTACAGCCTGTTTCTGCTATCCAGACAGAATATTCTTTTATGGAAAGAAGCGTAGAAAAAAATGGCGTGTTAGATTTATGTGAGGAATTGGGAATCGGTTTTGTGCCATGGGGACCGCTTGGAATGGGATATTTGACAGGGAAGCTAAACGCACAAACCCCTTTTGATAATAAACTGGACTTACGTTCAGCCTTCGAAAGATTTACTCCTGAAAACCTTGCTGCCAATATGCCGATTGTAAATCTGCTAAACCGTTTTGCATCCAACAAAAATGCAACAATATCACAAATTGCATTAGCTTGGTTAATGGCTAAAAAACCTTTCATCGTTTCCATTACTGGAACCAGAAATATTCCTCATTTAAATGAAAATTTAGGGGCGTACGATGTTCAATTATCTGCATCAGAATTTCAGGAATTAGAAACAGAATTTGCTAAAATGAAAGTGTACGGAGGTAGAATGAATGCTATGCAAATGACTTTTTGCCAATAATTTCAGTATGATGGCTTTCCATTAATTTTAAAATAACAAAGATTAAAAATCAATTAAAAATATCAATATAAAATTACAATGAATTCAACTAAAAAAGTACTTTTAATCAATACTCATTTAACATATCCAAACTGGAGTGAAGGCAAACTGAATGACGCATTCAACCAAAAAGCAAGAGAATTTTTTATATCCAATAATTTTGAAGTTTTAGAAACGAAAGTCGAAGCTGGATATGATGTGGATGCAGAAGTAGAAAAACATTTGCAAGCCGATATTATCATTCTGCAAACACCGATCAATTGGTTTGGAGCACCATGGATTTATAAAAAGTATGTGGACGAAGTTTTCAACAGTGGATTGATGAGTCAAAAATTTCTTACTGATGATGGCCGTACAAGAGAAGATCCGTCTCGACAATATGGAACAGGTGGAAAATTACAAGGTAAAAAATTTATGGTTTGTGCGACTTGGAATGCACCTAAAACCAGTTTCGATGACCCAAATCAGATGCTCTTTGAAGGCAGAAGTACAGCTGATGTTTTTATACAGATTACCAGTAATTACAAATTTTGTGGAGTAGATATTTTGCCTGACTATAATTGTTATGATATTTTTAAAGACGGAGATATTGTAAAAGATTTGGAAGATTATCCTAAACATTTGGCAACGGTTGTGGAATTGTAAAACTTGTATTTAATTTGATAATCAATTATTTAGACTTAATTTTTTAACCCTTAAATATTGTTGATTATATTTAAAAATTTCATATCTTTGCACCACTTTTTGTGGGTAAGGTTTGAAAAGGTAAATTATTATAAATTAATTACTTCCGTATTTTTTAAATCCACATTTATTCAAACCATTAAAAAAGAAGGAATACAAATTTTATTAGAAAATGTCAAAAGAGACAAATTCAGCAGAGGTTATTTTAAACCAAAACGTAGCACCAGAACAATTTGATTGGGATTCTTTCGAATCAGGTCTTGATGCAGATGCTAGAAAAGAAAAAAGCGATCTTGAAGAAATCTACAACGGATCTCTTAGCAGTTTAAACGATAACGATGTTATCACTGGTAAAGTTGTAAGATTAACTGATAAAGAAGCTATCGTAGACATCGATTTCAAATCAGAAGGTGTTATTTCTCTTAACGAATTCCGTTACAACCCAGGCCTTAAAGTAGGTGACGATGTGGAAGTAATGGTAGACAGAAGAGAAGACAAAACAGGACAGTTACAGTTATCTCACA
Proteins encoded in this region:
- a CDS encoding aldo/keto reductase; protein product: MEDNKNRDNSENSRRKFLQQSVIAGAGLMLAPALMSASTKDLANSEINNDKKDKMATRNLGKLKVSALGAGCMSISANYGAPAKIEEGIKTLRKAYENGITLFDTAEVYGPYINEKLVGEALKPFRDKVVIATKFGFEIGAPNITLNSRPEHIKKVVEASLKRLQTDHIDLLYQHRVDPNVPIEDVAGAVKDLIQQGKVLHFGLSEANTATIRKAHSVQPVSAIQTEYSFMERSVEKNGVLDLCEELGIGFVPWGPLGMGYLTGKLNAQTPFDNKLDLRSAFERFTPENLAANMPIVNLLNRFASNKNATISQIALAWLMAKKPFIVSITGTRNIPHLNENLGAYDVQLSASEFQELETEFAKMKVYGGRMNAMQMTFCQ
- a CDS encoding NAD(P)H-dependent oxidoreductase — encoded protein: MNSTKKVLLINTHLTYPNWSEGKLNDAFNQKAREFFISNNFEVLETKVEAGYDVDAEVEKHLQADIIILQTPINWFGAPWIYKKYVDEVFNSGLMSQKFLTDDGRTREDPSRQYGTGGKLQGKKFMVCATWNAPKTSFDDPNQMLFEGRSTADVFIQITSNYKFCGVDILPDYNCYDIFKDGDIVKDLEDYPKHLATVVEL